Sequence from the Candidatus Eisenbacteria bacterium genome:
ACCTCAAGTGGGACTGCCGGCACTCGATCGGGGATCTCAAGCCGGACGTGGTGACGCAACTGTGGAACTTTCCGGAGGAGGCGCGCCCGTACCTGGAAGCCGACTATGTGCTGGCGCGGGTGGACTTCGCGGACACGTCGTGGGCCATGGCGCTGCGCGCCGGCTCGCCCCGGGTGCGGTGGGATGCCGTGACCGAGATCAAGCGCCCCCGGCCCGGACACGCTCCGAAATGGCGCCTGCTGGGATGGCGCCCGGCAGTCCGGGGCCCGGGCCCCCGGCGCTCCGCCTAGAAGAGGGTGTAGACGAAGGCGCTGATGGCCGACGACTGGCCGAAGATCACCAGCACACCCACGAGGAGGATGACGAAGACGAGCGGGGTCAGCCACCAGATCCGGCCGCGCCAGAAGAACGAAAGCAGGGCTCCCGCGATGCCCGTGCGGGCCACCAGCGTGCGGAAGAAGCGCCGGACCGGGTTCACAGGGACTCCTCTCAGCCTCATGGGGATACAAGTATCGTGCGAATGAGCATATACTCGGCCGGCGGAGATCGTCAAGCGACCGCAGCGAAGCCGGGCGCCCGCGGGCGCCGCGGGCGGGGTCGGTCGGTTCTGCAGTACCACGTGAATCCCGGAGGTCCCGCTCCCCTTGCGGATCGCCATCACCAACCCGTTCTTCTGGCCCCAGGTCCGCCGCGGGTCCGAGCGCTTCCTGGACGACCTTTCGCGGTACCTGGCCGCCCGGGGCCACGAGGTCACGGTGCTCGCCACCGACGGCGGGGGCCCGCGCCCCGACCCCGGCGCTCCCGCGAGGCACCTGCTGTACCCTGAGCGGAGGCCGCCGGCCTGGCTCGGCCGGAGATTCACGTCCGCCCATGTGTATGCGTTCCAGTGCCGGCGGGACCTGGCCCGCGGCGACTTCGACGCGGTGCACTGCCTGTCCCACTTCGATGCCTTCGCCGCGGCCACCGCCGGGCGGACCGGCGCTCCGTTCCTGTATCACTCCATGGGAATTCCGCTGGGCAGGTACTTCCGGACCTCCCCGCTCGACCTGGTCATGATGCGCACCGCCCTCGCCCGGGCCCGCACGGTGGGCGTGCTCAGCCACTTCGCCGCGGACAACCTGCGCCGCGACTTCGGGGTGGAGGGCAGGCTCCTGCCCACCCCGGTGGACCTGGACCGCTTCCGCCTCCGGGCCGACATCCCCCGGGACCCCGCCACGCTGCTCATGGTCGGGGCGCTCGATGAGGCACGCAAGGGGGCCGGGCTCATGCTGCGGGCGTTCGCGGAAGTGAAGCGGAGCGTGCCGGAAGCACGGTTGCGCCTCTCGGGCGCGATCCGCCCCTCGGGCGCCGCCGCCCTGGCGGCACTCCTGCCCCCCTCGATCGCGGCCGACGTGGAGTTCCTGGGGATGGGGTCCCCGGAGGACCTGCCGCGGCTGTACGCGGAGGCGACGGTCATGGTGCTGCCGTCGGTGTGGGAGGCGCTCGGCCTGGTGTTGCTGGAATCGCTGGCGTGCGGAACGCCCGTCGTGGGCGCCAACCACGCCGGGATCCCGGACGTGATCGCCAGCCCGGAGGT
This genomic interval carries:
- a CDS encoding glycosyltransferase family 4 protein encodes the protein MRIAITNPFFWPQVRRGSERFLDDLSRYLAARGHEVTVLATDGGGPRPDPGAPARHLLYPERRPPAWLGRRFTSAHVYAFQCRRDLARGDFDAVHCLSHFDAFAAATAGRTGAPFLYHSMGIPLGRYFRTSPLDLVMMRTALARARTVGVLSHFAADNLRRDFGVEGRLLPTPVDLDRFRLRADIPRDPATLLMVGALDEARKGAGLMLRAFAEVKRSVPEARLRLSGAIRPSGAAALAALLPPSIAADVEFLGMGSPEDLPRLYAEATVMVLPSVWEALGLVLLESLACGTPVVGANHAGIPDVIASPEVGVLFEPGATRPAATNVEGLARACVEALELARRPGTAGACRAQAEQFGWPRLGPRFEAVYAGMAGR